A stretch of the Bacteroidota bacterium genome encodes the following:
- a CDS encoding SDR family NAD(P)-dependent oxidoreductase gives MNIKGKIVFITGASSGIGLETAKAFAREGCNLILTARRIEKLHSLSSSISSEFGIETLPLQLDVRKRKDVFTLIEGLPDKWKKIDILVNNAGLGRGLSPIHESDVDGWDEMIDTNIKGLLFVTKAVVPLMIANGSGHIINIGSVAGREVYPNGNVYCATKFAVFALSKSLRLELYDKNIRATTVDPGMVETDFSVVRFRGDTERAANVYKGLTPLHPADVADTVVFCATRPPHVNISEIVIYPSDQANTTTVKRV, from the coding sequence ATGAACATCAAAGGAAAAATTGTATTTATTACGGGTGCCTCTTCCGGAATCGGACTGGAAACAGCCAAAGCCTTCGCCCGTGAAGGATGCAATCTTATTCTTACTGCGCGGAGAATCGAAAAGCTTCACTCCCTCTCTTCTTCTATTTCATCTGAATTTGGCATAGAAACCCTGCCTCTGCAGCTCGATGTCCGGAAAAGAAAAGATGTTTTCACTCTAATAGAGGGACTGCCCGACAAATGGAAAAAAATTGACATCCTGGTCAATAACGCCGGTCTCGGAAGAGGGCTCTCCCCCATCCACGAAAGTGATGTCGACGGCTGGGACGAAATGATCGATACAAACATTAAAGGACTCCTCTTTGTTACCAAAGCTGTGGTGCCCCTCATGATCGCAAACGGAAGCGGACACATTATTAATATCGGTTCTGTTGCCGGACGCGAAGTGTATCCCAACGGAAATGTTTACTGCGCTACAAAATTTGCGGTTTTTGCCCTCTCCAAATCGTTGAGACTCGAACTGTACGACAAAAACATCCGGGCTACAACGGTTGATCCGGGGATGGTTGAAACTGATTTCAGCGTTGTAAGGTTTCGAGGAGATACTGAACGGGCTGCAAATGTTTACAAAGGTTTGACTCCACTTCATCCCGCTGATGTCGCTGACACAGTGGTTTTCTGCGCAACCAGACCTCCTCATGTCAATATTTCGGAAATTGTTATTTATCCTTCAGACCAGGCTAACACAACAACTGTAAAAAGAGTCTAA
- a CDS encoding ATP-dependent RecD-like DNA helicase, producing MPDKLKGEIERITFYNEDTGFGVVRLRSGKIITGTLPKLSEGDRVEAEGEWTVHPKFGSQLKVSKIVIMKPEGKLAILKYLSSGALKGLPKNSAKFIVDYFGEKALEIIDKDPQKLLKVPGISAKKLQKILESWNEQKNLHKLVIFLQNYDIPLTHANKILQKYGDKAETVILTNPYQLIFDIRGVGFKTADTIAQKIGLNHDFPPRIKSGVLYILENVANSDGHVYLPYDQLVTLCQKNLSVDLASYEKQFNELIAERRILVVNDNVYLREVYESERIIETKILELSRTKHDDTTDFFKNFVHTLKHFSEEQLEAVRFSTENGFLVLTGGPGTGKTTTLKGIIDLYKKCKLKIALAAPTGRAAKRMAEVIGLEAKTIHRLLEYDSQTGKFVHNKSNPIKANLLVIDEVSMINTFLMASLLYAVDSETTVVFVGDKDQLPAIGPGNILHDILEYNRIPIIRLNKIFRQAEQSRIITNSHKINQGLMPDLSNSKESDFFFMEEDDSNKIPDLLLDLVKNRLPAKYNFNPFTDIQILAPMYKGNAGVDAINNLLQEGLNQGKVIYTKGDVTFKLNDKFMQLVNDYERDIYNGDIGYLAGLDDEEEELIFNFGEREVKFSNSSLDDVTLAYACTIHKSQGSEYPCVIVVLTNEQYYMLKRNLIYTAITRAAELLIIVGSKRAVQLAVSNNAEQKRYTSLFKLPGQTETSLAPTYMF from the coding sequence ATGCCCGACAAACTTAAAGGCGAAATTGAACGCATAACCTTTTATAACGAAGATACCGGATTCGGGGTCGTAAGGCTCCGTTCCGGGAAAATAATTACGGGCACACTTCCGAAACTTTCCGAAGGCGACAGGGTTGAAGCAGAAGGTGAGTGGACTGTCCACCCCAAATTCGGTTCCCAGCTTAAGGTGAGTAAAATAGTGATAATGAAGCCGGAAGGAAAACTCGCCATCCTGAAATATCTCTCCTCAGGCGCCCTTAAAGGTCTCCCGAAAAACTCGGCTAAATTTATCGTCGACTACTTCGGCGAAAAGGCCCTTGAAATTATCGATAAAGACCCGCAAAAACTTCTGAAGGTTCCCGGTATATCAGCTAAAAAACTTCAAAAAATTCTTGAAAGCTGGAATGAACAAAAAAACCTTCACAAACTGGTTATTTTTCTCCAGAACTATGATATCCCCCTCACTCACGCCAATAAAATATTGCAGAAATATGGCGACAAAGCTGAAACTGTCATCCTGACCAACCCCTATCAGTTGATTTTTGATATCAGAGGTGTCGGATTCAAAACGGCTGATACCATTGCTCAAAAGATTGGCTTGAATCACGATTTTCCTCCGAGAATCAAAAGCGGTGTGCTCTATATTCTGGAAAATGTGGCAAACAGCGACGGACATGTTTATCTCCCTTATGATCAACTGGTCACTCTCTGTCAAAAAAATCTCTCAGTCGATCTTGCTTCTTATGAAAAGCAGTTCAACGAGCTGATTGCAGAAAGAAGAATACTCGTGGTAAATGATAATGTCTACCTGCGCGAGGTTTATGAATCCGAGAGAATTATCGAGACAAAAATCCTGGAACTCTCGAGAACAAAACACGATGACACTACCGATTTTTTCAAAAACTTTGTCCATACTCTGAAACACTTTTCGGAAGAACAGCTTGAAGCGGTAAGATTCAGTACGGAGAACGGCTTCCTCGTCCTCACAGGCGGACCGGGCACTGGAAAGACGACCACTCTAAAAGGAATTATCGATCTTTACAAGAAGTGCAAACTGAAAATTGCTCTCGCAGCCCCTACCGGAAGAGCCGCAAAAAGAATGGCTGAAGTAATCGGTCTCGAAGCTAAAACCATCCACAGACTCCTCGAATATGATTCACAGACAGGCAAGTTTGTACATAACAAAAGCAATCCGATAAAGGCAAATCTCCTCGTTATAGATGAAGTCTCGATGATCAATACATTTCTGATGGCATCACTTCTCTATGCGGTGGACAGTGAAACCACGGTCGTTTTTGTCGGTGACAAAGACCAGCTCCCCGCCATCGGACCGGGTAACATCCTCCACGATATCCTCGAATATAACCGGATTCCGATTATCAGATTGAATAAAATTTTCCGTCAGGCAGAGCAAAGCAGAATCATCACCAATTCTCACAAGATCAATCAGGGGCTCATGCCCGATCTCTCCAACTCGAAGGAGAGCGATTTCTTCTTTATGGAAGAGGATGACAGCAACAAAATCCCCGACTTGCTCCTCGACCTTGTAAAGAACCGCCTCCCTGCGAAGTATAATTTTAATCCTTTCACCGACATACAGATTCTTGCTCCTATGTACAAAGGAAATGCAGGGGTCGATGCAATTAACAACCTCCTGCAGGAGGGTCTGAATCAGGGGAAGGTCATCTATACAAAGGGGGATGTTACATTCAAGTTGAACGATAAATTTATGCAACTTGTGAACGACTATGAAAGGGATATTTACAACGGTGACATTGGTTATCTGGCAGGCTTGGACGATGAAGAGGAAGAACTGATCTTCAATTTTGGGGAACGGGAAGTAAAATTCAGTAATTCATCTCTCGATGATGTTACCCTTGCATACGCATGCACTATCCACAAAAGTCAGGGTTCGGAATACCCCTGCGTAATAGTGGTGCTTACAAATGAACAATATTATATGCTCAAGCGGAATCTGATCTATACGGCGATTACCAGAGCTGCTGAATTGCTGATAATTGTCGGAAGCAAGCGCGCAGTACAACTTGCTGTTTCAAACAATGCGGAACAAAAACGCTACACCTCTCTCTTTAAATTACCCGGTCAAACTGAAACTTCCCTCGCTCCGACCTATATGTTCTAA
- a CDS encoding queuine tRNA-ribosyltransferase family protein, with the protein MKSLKTRSGEMYFPVFLPDGTRGIVRSVDSSDLETCGIEAIVVNTLHLTTKPGLTTVNGIGGIHEFMNFHHPVISDSGGFQVYSLITESKAGTIHKDGFTYKLEQEKEKQTLTPEKCIQHQFRIGADIIYCLDYCTHPSAPDEIQIESVDLTIKWAKRCKKEYENQIKIRKISDDDRPLIFGVVQGGNNKELRKKCVEALMEIGFDGYGFGGWPIDDEGKLLEMVGFVAGLVGAGYPKHALGIGKPENLVRAFIAGYEIFDCVIPTRDARHKRLYTFKNYDSIENIDDLADGFYKYLYMQDDIHIKDFKPVEEGCDCHTCRHFTRSYLHHLFRIGDTLANRLATIHNLRFYTRLTDKLRQING; encoded by the coding sequence ATGAAGAGTCTTAAAACCCGTTCAGGTGAGATGTACTTCCCGGTATTTTTGCCCGATGGTACGAGAGGAATAGTAAGAAGTGTTGATTCGTCCGATCTGGAAACCTGCGGAATTGAGGCAATAGTTGTGAATACACTTCACCTGACCACCAAGCCCGGACTGACAACCGTGAACGGAATCGGTGGCATCCATGAGTTTATGAACTTTCATCATCCTGTGATATCAGATTCGGGTGGTTTTCAGGTTTATTCCCTGATCACCGAGTCAAAAGCGGGGACGATACACAAAGACGGATTCACCTACAAACTTGAGCAGGAAAAAGAGAAGCAGACCCTCACACCGGAAAAATGTATTCAGCACCAGTTCAGAATCGGAGCTGACATAATCTATTGTCTCGACTACTGCACTCATCCCTCGGCACCCGATGAAATCCAGATTGAGAGCGTTGACCTGACGATAAAGTGGGCAAAGAGATGCAAAAAAGAGTATGAAAATCAGATCAAAATCAGGAAAATTTCGGATGACGACAGACCCCTGATATTTGGTGTCGTTCAGGGGGGGAACAACAAAGAGCTCAGAAAAAAATGTGTTGAAGCTTTGATGGAGATCGGTTTTGACGGCTACGGTTTTGGCGGCTGGCCCATCGACGACGAGGGAAAGCTTCTGGAAATGGTGGGATTCGTTGCCGGACTCGTGGGGGCGGGTTACCCGAAACATGCTCTCGGAATCGGGAAGCCGGAAAATCTTGTTAGGGCATTTATCGCCGGTTATGAAATCTTCGATTGTGTAATACCAACCAGGGATGCCCGGCACAAAAGGCTCTACACATTCAAAAACTACGATTCGATAGAAAATATCGATGATCTTGCAGACGGATTTTACAAATATCTTTATATGCAGGATGACATTCACATTAAGGATTTCAAGCCGGTTGAGGAGGGATGTGACTGCCATACATGCCGGCACTTCACACGAAGTTATCTGCATCATTTATTCAGAATCGGGGATACACTTGCCAACAGACTCGCAACAATTCACAATCTCCGGTTTTACACCAGACTCACCGACAAGCTGCGGCAGATTAATGGATAA
- the rsmI gene encoding 16S rRNA (cytidine(1402)-2'-O)-methyltransferase, which translates to MSGTLYVISTPIGNLEDITLRSLRLLKTLEHIACEDTRTTRSLMQKLEIEMHHHLFSCHEHNEIKATEKMLNLLRSGIDVGLVSDAGMPGISDPGYRVVSRAVEEGFKVEVSPGASAVQTALIASGLPFSSYTFKGFPPRKEGKRRKFFEDEKNLPHTIIFFESKFRIIKAMESAYAVLGNRMAVVCLELTKQYETIIRAPLSEMKEVLEKSDLRGEITALLAGANPKFTDEEGDSETDDPDEMESEEFEEKKRVSKYKLKKMESEEEDEES; encoded by the coding sequence ATGAGCGGAACTCTGTATGTGATTTCCACTCCAATCGGAAATCTTGAGGATATCACCTTGAGGAGTCTCAGGCTTCTAAAGACGCTGGAACACATCGCATGCGAGGATACCAGAACAACACGGTCTTTGATGCAAAAACTCGAAATAGAGATGCATCACCATCTTTTCTCCTGTCATGAACATAACGAGATAAAAGCGACGGAGAAGATGCTCAACCTTTTACGATCGGGTATTGATGTCGGCTTGGTGTCGGATGCCGGAATGCCGGGGATAAGCGATCCCGGTTACAGGGTGGTTTCGCGGGCTGTTGAAGAGGGTTTCAAGGTGGAGGTGTCGCCGGGGGCATCCGCGGTTCAGACTGCCCTTATAGCTTCAGGACTTCCCTTTTCGAGTTACACATTCAAGGGCTTTCCTCCGAGGAAAGAGGGTAAAAGAAGGAAGTTTTTTGAGGACGAGAAAAACCTGCCTCACACCATCATCTTTTTTGAGTCAAAATTCAGGATAATCAAGGCGATGGAATCGGCATATGCAGTGCTCGGTAACAGGATGGCGGTGGTCTGTCTCGAACTTACAAAGCAGTATGAAACAATTATCAGGGCACCACTTTCAGAGATGAAGGAAGTGCTGGAAAAGAGTGATTTGAGGGGAGAGATAACCGCACTGTTAGCGGGTGCGAATCCAAAATTCACAGATGAGGAGGGTGACTCTGAAACTGATGATCCCGATGAAATGGAGAGCGAGGAATTCGAAGAAAAGAAACGGGTTTCAAAATACAAATTAAAGAAAATGGAGAGTGAGGAGGAAGATGAAGAGTCTTAA
- a CDS encoding transposase, with protein sequence MSKRTTYPAAKKVEILREIMEGGLKVSDASRKYDIPVQVILQWKKRLFEGALQTFSAPPGKKPGDKHDKEVALLQKKLQNREIAITGLAMELMYLKKNINGEM encoded by the coding sequence ATGTCAAAAAGGACCACATATCCTGCAGCAAAGAAAGTAGAAATATTAAGAGAAATCATGGAAGGCGGACTGAAAGTATCAGATGCTTCAAGGAAATATGATATACCCGTTCAGGTAATTCTTCAATGGAAAAAGCGGCTGTTTGAAGGAGCCCTTCAGACATTTAGTGCACCCCCCGGAAAGAAGCCCGGTGATAAACACGATAAAGAAGTTGCCCTGCTACAGAAGAAACTCCAAAACCGGGAGATAGCGATAACAGGTCTGGCTATGGAGTTGATGTACTTAAAAAAAAACATCAATGGAGAAATGTAA
- a CDS encoding DDE-type integrase/transposase/recombinase: protein MRDDILTTVKRISEKYKVAQLALIAASGTGISTFYKWEKQFGMQRIMQTRTPPCIWLTDEEKLDIIAYSRDHPGEGYKRLTFMMIDENVAFASPSTVYRVLKKENLLNRFNNVKKTASKGSGFQQPDGVNQHWHTDIKYVKFHYSFLFLITVIDGFSRYIVHHELFLSMNTGDVIMTIQRALEKHPGIAPRVITDNGSQFVSKEFGEYLRMVGMKQIRTSVVYPQSNGKIERYHRSINQECLQVNSLLDYEDAKRQVAEYVEYYNCERLHSALHYLPPEDYLLGRIDERIAERKNKLFEAQQRRSEKNMSSLLA, encoded by the coding sequence ATAAGAGATGACATTTTAACCACGGTAAAAAGAATCAGTGAAAAGTACAAGGTTGCACAATTAGCACTCATAGCAGCATCAGGTACAGGAATTAGCACCTTCTACAAATGGGAGAAACAGTTTGGTATGCAACGGATTATGCAGACGAGAACACCTCCTTGTATCTGGCTGACAGATGAAGAGAAACTTGACATCATAGCTTATTCGAGAGACCACCCTGGAGAAGGTTATAAACGACTGACATTTATGATGATAGATGAAAATGTCGCTTTTGCATCACCATCAACGGTTTACAGGGTGTTAAAGAAGGAGAATCTCCTTAACCGGTTCAATAATGTAAAGAAGACAGCAAGCAAAGGGAGTGGTTTTCAGCAACCTGATGGAGTGAATCAACACTGGCATACAGATATCAAATATGTAAAGTTTCATTACTCTTTCTTATTTTTGATAACTGTTATTGATGGCTTTTCAAGGTACATAGTCCATCATGAACTTTTTCTGTCAATGAACACCGGGGATGTGATCATGACAATACAGAGGGCTTTGGAGAAACATCCGGGCATAGCTCCAAGAGTGATTACGGATAACGGGTCACAGTTCGTCTCGAAAGAATTTGGGGAGTATTTACGAATGGTCGGAATGAAGCAGATCAGAACCTCTGTGGTTTATCCCCAAAGTAACGGTAAGATCGAGAGATACCACAGATCAATCAACCAGGAGTGCCTGCAGGTGAACTCGCTTCTTGACTATGAGGATGCAAAGAGACAGGTCGCTGAATATGTGGAATACTATAATTGCGAGAGACTGCATAGTGCTCTGCATTATCTGCCACCTGAGGACTATTTGCTCGGAAGAATTGATGAAAGAATTGCGGAAAGAAAAAACAAACTGTTCGAAGCTCAACAAAGAAGATCAGAGAAAAATATGAGCTCTTTGTTAGCTTAA
- a CDS encoding TerB family tellurite resistance protein: MSNLATFKESILNMEKKLSKQKSHLTILFNIGLADGNVDGAEIGIIHLVAGRMGLSDQDMVECFEAARTKNELELTDNLEEQVLLILDAFVVAAVTDGIDSNEIQILTKLCSYLGLCQILDEIEKLSKEDRAALIMRREYRERLAAKFKEDLEKGLIKRSKASPSKKNATGFRIN; encoded by the coding sequence ATGTCTAATCTAGCAACATTTAAAGAAAGCATATTAAATATGGAAAAGAAATTGTCAAAACAGAAATCGCATCTCACCATTTTATTTAATATCGGTCTTGCAGACGGGAATGTAGATGGGGCTGAAATAGGCATAATACATTTGGTTGCGGGCAGAATGGGTTTATCGGACCAAGATATGGTTGAATGCTTTGAAGCTGCACGAACAAAAAACGAACTGGAACTTACTGATAATCTGGAAGAGCAAGTTTTGCTAATTCTCGATGCGTTTGTTGTCGCTGCGGTGACAGACGGAATTGATTCAAATGAAATCCAAATACTAACAAAATTGTGCAGCTATCTTGGGTTGTGTCAAATTTTAGATGAAATTGAAAAGCTATCCAAGGAAGATAGAGCTGCGCTAATAATGCGAAGAGAATATCGTGAAAGACTGGCAGCCAAGTTCAAAGAAGATTTGGAGAAAGGATTAATAAAAAGATCGAAGGCTTCCCCTTCAAAAAAAAATGCAACTGGATTCCGAATTAATTAA
- a CDS encoding ATP-binding protein, whose translation MKTYLKRKLDSPELLKANKVLVIYGPRRVGKTTLMDSLISNVTGRIKRVTGDDISVQNTIASRRLDVLNPFLSEINLLAIDEAHEIKDVGKGLKLIVDNIEEITVVITGSSSFNIEQAAGEPLVGRKTVVTLYPFAQQELLAIHQNAWDLSRKLPEYLVFGSYPEVVLAKTVREKMEIIHGIVNSYLLKDILAFSNLRGSMLIFNLLKLLAFQVGSEVSMNELSDKVGIDVKTTQRYLDLLEKSFIIKRLTPWSTNRRREVTSKNKYYFIDNGIRNGTISQFNGLENRNDIGALFENFIVMEFFKKQANNRDYGELYFWRNYEKQEIDLLLIRDGFIQPYEIKYNPKAKIKKTSFTDTYHEVLPVKVIHSENYHEYLLD comes from the coding sequence ATGAAAACCTATTTAAAGCGAAAACTGGACTCCCCCGAACTTCTCAAAGCCAATAAGGTGCTTGTGATTTACGGACCCCGTCGTGTCGGAAAAACAACTCTGATGGACTCCCTTATCAGCAATGTCACGGGCAGGATAAAGCGCGTAACCGGCGATGACATTTCGGTGCAAAATACCATCGCATCGCGGCGACTGGATGTGCTGAACCCTTTCCTGTCGGAAATTAACCTTCTGGCAATTGATGAAGCACACGAAATCAAGGATGTGGGGAAGGGACTTAAACTGATTGTCGATAATATTGAAGAAATTACAGTAGTGATTACGGGCTCATCCTCTTTCAATATCGAACAGGCAGCAGGTGAGCCCCTGGTTGGAAGAAAAACCGTTGTGACTCTCTACCCTTTCGCACAGCAGGAGCTTTTGGCTATACATCAAAACGCTTGGGACCTAAGCCGAAAACTGCCCGAATACCTGGTTTTTGGTTCTTATCCTGAAGTGGTTCTGGCTAAAACTGTCCGTGAAAAGATGGAAATCATTCACGGGATTGTTAACTCGTATCTTCTGAAGGATATTCTTGCATTCTCCAATCTTAGAGGTTCCATGCTGATATTTAATCTGCTGAAACTGTTGGCTTTTCAGGTTGGAAGTGAAGTGTCTATGAATGAACTCTCAGACAAGGTGGGAATAGATGTTAAAACGACTCAAAGGTATCTCGACCTGTTGGAAAAATCTTTCATAATCAAAAGATTAACTCCCTGGTCGACCAACAGACGCCGTGAGGTTACTTCCAAAAACAAATACTATTTTATCGATAACGGTATAAGAAACGGAACAATCTCACAGTTTAACGGTCTCGAGAACCGAAATGACATCGGCGCTCTTTTTGAAAATTTCATCGTGATGGAATTCTTCAAAAAGCAGGCGAACAACCGTGACTATGGTGAGTTGTATTTTTGGAGAAATTATGAGAAACAGGAAATAGACCTTTTGCTGATCAGGGATGGTTTTATCCAACCTTATGAGATTAAGTATAATCCCAAAGCGAAGATAAAAAAGACCTCATTCACTGACACCTACCATGAAGTGTTACCTGTGAAAGTAATTCACTCCGAAAACTACCACGAATATCTGCTGGATTGA
- a CDS encoding cold shock domain-containing protein gives MPDRAVVNEPVDFCRVKKIDEKGYGFLKSLHYRNDVFFHFSQIKREELLAKLTKLKRGDFFLFFTSKERPDGKRKVDSIWYEVKEIPVGKIPGLVDVLLREFEEGVTNLYDLLFVFSELKQLGYIFPHVVERILASKKILNLPVTIVPYLSADEFKLLCEHLDMEGLKENPKKPFWYDEMVKKAAEFGG, from the coding sequence TTGCCAGATAGAGCGGTTGTAAATGAGCCCGTGGATTTTTGCCGGGTAAAGAAAATTGATGAAAAAGGCTATGGATTCCTGAAGAGTCTGCACTACAGGAACGATGTATTTTTCCATTTCAGTCAGATAAAGAGGGAGGAATTGCTTGCCAAACTTACGAAGCTGAAGCGGGGCGATTTCTTCCTCTTTTTCACTTCAAAGGAGCGACCTGACGGAAAGAGGAAGGTTGACAGCATCTGGTATGAAGTGAAGGAGATCCCCGTCGGGAAAATCCCCGGATTGGTGGATGTGCTGCTCAGGGAATTTGAGGAGGGGGTTACAAATCTTTATGACCTCCTTTTTGTGTTTAGTGAATTGAAACAACTTGGGTACATTTTTCCGCATGTTGTCGAAAGAATACTCGCCTCGAAGAAAATTTTGAATCTTCCCGTCACGATTGTGCCTTATCTATCCGCAGACGAATTTAAGCTTCTTTGCGAACACCTCGACATGGAGGGATTGAAAGAGAACCCCAAAAAGCCGTTTTGGTATGACGAAATGGTGAAGAAGGCAGCAGAGTTTGGGGGGTAG
- a CDS encoding beta-lactamase family protein: MAILKSVRGTGSYTERSLLVVMSLILSMLFVSCKDENSSEAMHKNYSDEIKKVLDVALDSIRRADPQFPGGLALQVIYPGGQVFQQTGFTNAVTTGTHFRAASNTKTLTAAAILLLHQRGKLNINHKITDTIPGTNITYVPGDQNYAIPFKNEITILQLMQHRAGVFDVANDPIPDTVSAPVPYKNDWYLEYMKATNPNYTFTFDELAGVVATTGLYYFRPGTDFHYSNTGYSILGKIIERVSGKSYGQFITDEIIKPMGMTSSSMPDQGSDQQLPAPFAPGFVHIPGSIQNVSMSNVSGNVAEGNLVTTPADLSLFIRKLLRGEGVLSSNLVYSTMLNCLPTAPGSLSLYGCGVNSINMLGYGHTGAHEGYLSQMIHDPVTDVTLVIYTNAWDLREGIASIRVTMGHMQEALYKAKRIVLAR; this comes from the coding sequence ATGGCGATCTTAAAGTCCGTTAGAGGAACCGGCAGTTACACTGAGAGGTCACTTTTGGTTGTAATGTCGTTGATTCTTTCCATGTTGTTTGTTTCCTGCAAGGATGAGAACAGCAGTGAAGCGATGCACAAAAATTATTCTGATGAAATCAAAAAGGTACTGGATGTGGCGCTCGATTCGATCAGGAGGGCAGACCCGCAGTTTCCGGGAGGACTGGCGCTTCAGGTAATTTATCCCGGAGGGCAAGTGTTTCAGCAGACAGGTTTTACAAATGCAGTAACAACGGGTACACATTTCAGGGCTGCAAGCAACACGAAGACACTTACAGCAGCAGCTATACTTCTTTTGCATCAGAGGGGGAAGCTGAACATCAATCATAAAATTACAGACACAATTCCCGGCACAAACATCACTTATGTGCCCGGCGACCAGAATTATGCCATTCCATTCAAAAATGAAATCACCATTCTTCAGTTGATGCAGCACCGTGCGGGGGTGTTTGATGTGGCGAATGATCCGATTCCTGATACGGTGAGTGCACCGGTACCATATAAAAATGACTGGTACCTTGAGTACATGAAAGCTACAAATCCCAACTATACCTTTACATTTGATGAGCTTGCCGGCGTGGTAGCCACCACCGGGCTTTATTATTTCAGACCCGGCACGGATTTTCATTACAGCAACACCGGTTACTCGATTCTCGGCAAGATAATTGAGCGAGTTTCGGGGAAGTCATACGGGCAGTTTATTACAGATGAGATAATAAAACCGATGGGGATGACCTCTTCATCGATGCCTGATCAGGGGAGTGACCAGCAGTTGCCTGCTCCTTTTGCACCCGGATTTGTGCATATTCCCGGAAGCATTCAGAATGTCTCCATGTCAAATGTTTCAGGAAATGTAGCCGAGGGGAACCTCGTTACCACTCCTGCCGATTTGTCGCTGTTTATCAGAAAACTGTTGAGAGGCGAAGGGGTTCTTAGCTCCAATCTGGTTTATTCCACGATGTTGAATTGTCTGCCGACAGCTCCCGGTTCACTTTCCCTTTACGGATGTGGAGTGAACAGCATCAATATGCTCGGGTACGGACACACAGGAGCGCACGAGGGTTATCTTTCCCAGATGATACATGATCCTGTGACAGATGTGACTCTTGTAATTTACACAAATGCATGGGACCTTCGGGAAGGAATTGCCTCCATACGGGTAACAATGGGTCATATGCAGGAAGCGTTATATAAAGCAAAAAGGATTGTACTTGCCAGATAG